A DNA window from Cervus canadensis isolate Bull #8, Minnesota chromosome 30, ASM1932006v1, whole genome shotgun sequence contains the following coding sequences:
- the LOC122432106 gene encoding liprin-alpha-1-like isoform X2, which produces MPALREEVQTAKSTIKSETSSPASPRSLRLEQVQTGALCAASPEDLKDDRNSTDSQHGPGGNPSINSSQDSMDKAPKKKGIRCSIGRLFGKKERGRPGHPGKEALGPGSLPLEPPGKPQ; this is translated from the exons ATGCCAGCTCTACGGGAGGAGGTGCAAACTGCCAAGTCCACCATCAAATCTGAAACCTCGAGCCCTGCCTCGCCGCGGTCCCTTCGGCTGGAGCAGGTGCAGACGGGGGCGCTGTGCGCGGCCAGCCCCGAGGACCTCAAGGACGACCGCAA CTCGACGGACTCTCAGCACGGCCCCGGGGGCAACCCCAGCATCAACAGCAGCCAGGACTCCATGGACAAAGCCCCAAAGAAGAAGGGCATCAGGTGCTCCATCGGCCGCTTGTTTGGCAAGAAGGAAAGGGGCCGGCCTGGACACCCCGGCAAGGAGGCCTTAGGACCAG gatctttaccactagagccacctggaaagccccaatga
- the LOC122432106 gene encoding liprin-alpha-1-like isoform X1, which translates to MPALREEVQTAKSTIKSETSSPASPRSLRLEQVQTGALCAASPEDLKDDRNSTDSQHGPGGNPSINSSQDSMDKAPKKKGIRCSIGRLFGKKERGRPGHPGKEALGPGRIFTTRATWKAPMNTDN; encoded by the exons ATGCCAGCTCTACGGGAGGAGGTGCAAACTGCCAAGTCCACCATCAAATCTGAAACCTCGAGCCCTGCCTCGCCGCGGTCCCTTCGGCTGGAGCAGGTGCAGACGGGGGCGCTGTGCGCGGCCAGCCCCGAGGACCTCAAGGACGACCGCAA CTCGACGGACTCTCAGCACGGCCCCGGGGGCAACCCCAGCATCAACAGCAGCCAGGACTCCATGGACAAAGCCCCAAAGAAGAAGGGCATCAGGTGCTCCATCGGCCGCTTGTTTGGCAAGAAGGAAAGGGGCCGGCCTGGACACCCCGGCAAGGAGGCCTTAGGACCAG gcaggatctttaccactagagccacctggaaagccccaatgaACACTGACAactag